A genome region from Chloroflexia bacterium SDU3-3 includes the following:
- a CDS encoding YafY family transcriptional regulator: MNRTDRLLAIVLELQARGQRRAQDLAAAFAVSKRTIYRDVLALCEAGVPVVSEPGKGYSLVEGYFLPPLRFTLEEALLLLLGSDVMAKSFDAEYRAAARNAGRKISGVLPDDLRPQVESIQERIQFFQSGRRTEAEQLPTIRWAIIKQQTLRFHYHARAGQAGDHSLDREADPYELVFVAGHWYMVAHCHMRGDIRNFRLDRIDRLSLLPRLFARPSDFAVGQVARGERQLVVRVLFDAAVARWVREDSLFYIDSNEKTASGLLVTLRVRHESDVLQWLLGWGAHARVLEPASLAQRLRAEAEALLLRYAPDEVPHREHAR; this comes from the coding sequence ATGAACCGTACCGACCGTCTGCTGGCTATCGTACTGGAGCTTCAGGCCCGTGGGCAGCGCCGCGCCCAGGATCTCGCCGCGGCGTTTGCGGTAAGCAAGCGCACGATCTACCGTGATGTGCTGGCGCTCTGCGAGGCGGGCGTGCCGGTGGTGTCTGAGCCAGGCAAAGGCTACTCTCTCGTTGAGGGCTACTTTCTGCCACCGCTGCGCTTCACGCTTGAGGAGGCGCTGCTGCTCCTGCTTGGCAGCGATGTGATGGCAAAGAGCTTCGATGCCGAGTATCGGGCGGCGGCCCGCAACGCCGGGCGGAAGATCAGCGGCGTGCTGCCAGATGACCTGCGCCCACAGGTTGAGTCGATCCAAGAGCGGATCCAGTTCTTTCAGTCAGGGCGCAGGACCGAGGCTGAGCAACTGCCAACCATCCGGTGGGCGATCATCAAGCAGCAGACCCTGCGCTTTCACTACCACGCCCGCGCTGGCCAGGCTGGCGACCACTCGCTCGACCGGGAGGCCGACCCCTATGAGCTGGTGTTTGTGGCTGGCCACTGGTACATGGTGGCGCACTGCCACATGCGCGGCGATATCCGGAACTTTCGGCTCGACCGGATCGACCGGCTCTCGCTGCTGCCCCGGCTGTTTGCGCGCCCATCAGATTTCGCGGTTGGGCAGGTTGCTCGCGGCGAGCGGCAGCTGGTTGTCCGCGTGCTCTTCGATGCCGCCGTCGCTCGTTGGGTGCGCGAGGACTCGCTGTTCTATATTGATTCGAATGAGAAAACCGCCAGCGGGCTGCTGGTGACGCTGCGGGTGCGCCACGAGAGCGATGTGCTGCAGTGGCTGCTTGGGTGGGGCGCACACGCGCGCGTCCTAGAGCCAGCCTCGCTGGCACAGCGGCTGCGCGCCGAGGCAGAGGCGCTGCTGCTGCGGTATGCGCCCGATGAAGTGCCGCACCGAGAGCACGCCCGATAA
- a CDS encoding VOC family protein, which produces MQHTITWFEIPAIDFDRAVAFYTAVLGVEISKGAFQGDPHGFLPGGPGVVSGAIVLREDLQPATTGTIIYLSVGDQMAAALGRVEPAGGQVLLPETSIDPQGTFAFIRDTEGNRVGLHSPPMG; this is translated from the coding sequence ATGCAGCACACCATCACATGGTTCGAGATCCCCGCCATCGACTTCGACCGCGCGGTCGCGTTCTACACCGCCGTCCTGGGCGTAGAGATCAGCAAAGGCGCGTTCCAAGGCGACCCGCACGGCTTTTTGCCCGGCGGTCCGGGCGTCGTCTCCGGCGCGATCGTCCTGCGCGAAGACCTGCAGCCCGCGACCACCGGCACGATCATCTACCTCAGCGTCGGCGATCAGATGGCCGCAGCGCTGGGGCGGGTCGAGCCTGCTGGCGGCCAGGTGCTGCTGCCGGAGACATCCATCGACCCGCAGGGCACCTTCGCCTTCATTCGCGACACCGAGGGCAACCGGGTAGGCCTGCACAGCCCGCCGATGGGGTAG
- a CDS encoding VOC family protein — MATVNFWAEDVRAARDWYSALFGAEPYFQQPNAEQPAYIEFRIGDDADEFGIIDRRYAPQAMRPGPGGAILFWHVDDIASAFERLIALGAQPCDPITKRGDSGFVTASVVDPFGNILGIMYNPHYVAMHERGAGAAPPPGPSAS; from the coding sequence ATGGCCACCGTCAACTTCTGGGCCGAGGACGTACGAGCCGCGCGCGATTGGTATAGCGCCCTGTTTGGCGCCGAGCCCTACTTTCAGCAGCCCAACGCCGAGCAGCCAGCCTATATTGAATTTCGGATCGGCGATGATGCCGACGAGTTTGGGATCATTGATCGGCGCTATGCGCCGCAGGCGATGCGGCCCGGCCCAGGGGGCGCGATTCTCTTCTGGCATGTCGATGACATCGCGTCGGCCTTCGAGCGACTTATAGCGCTGGGCGCGCAGCCATGTGATCCGATCACCAAGCGCGGCGACAGCGGCTTTGTGACCGCATCCGTCGTTGACCCGTTTGGCAACATCCTGGGAATCATGTACAACCCGCATTATGTGGCCATGCACGAGCGGGGCGCTGGCGCAGCGCCCCCGCCCGGCCCTAGCGCTTCATGA
- a CDS encoding helix-turn-helix transcriptional regulator, translating to MHRPYVDIFVSDQQSGIQGTFCGRRTYRAAGSGRIVGIRLRPAAFHAFWDGAIATVQEKIIDIQQVFPQTDSGVIARLLTLDDLATVDALFQLLRTRHPQRDANIELVNEIIRAIEADHDLQTVREVARAFARSERWLQQLFRSYIGVGLKWLLQRHRLLAALQQIRETDQPDWAAIAYDLGYSSQQHFITAVKQVVGKTPVQYKQELAEASQGRKILPPTCPHPHP from the coding sequence ATGCATCGGCCATACGTTGATATCTTTGTATCAGACCAGCAGTCTGGTATCCAGGGAACCTTTTGTGGGCGACGCACCTATCGTGCGGCGGGCAGCGGACGAATCGTGGGCATCCGGCTTCGCCCTGCGGCGTTCCACGCGTTCTGGGATGGTGCCATCGCCACAGTTCAAGAGAAGATCATCGATATCCAGCAGGTCTTCCCCCAGACAGACAGCGGGGTGATTGCGCGCCTGCTGACGCTGGATGACCTAGCCACAGTTGACGCCCTCTTCCAGCTGCTTCGCACCAGGCACCCACAGCGCGACGCCAATATTGAGCTTGTCAACGAGATCATTCGCGCGATCGAAGCAGACCACGACCTTCAGACCGTGCGTGAGGTGGCGAGAGCATTTGCCCGAAGCGAGCGCTGGCTCCAGCAGCTATTTCGCAGCTACATCGGCGTAGGGCTCAAGTGGCTGCTGCAGCGCCACCGGCTGCTGGCTGCGCTCCAGCAGATCCGTGAGACCGACCAGCCCGACTGGGCGGCCATTGCCTACGACCTTGGCTACAGCAGCCAGCAGCATTTCATTACTGCGGTTAAGCAGGTGGTGGGCAAGACGCCAGTGCAGTATAAGCAAGAGCTCGCCGAGGCATCACAAGGCCGTAAGATCCTCCCACCCACCTGCCCGCATCCGCACCCCTAG
- a CDS encoding cysteine hydrolase, with the protein MSTALLIIDVQRGLFDDEPRPFEADLVVERINGLAELARAAGAPVAFIQHEDAGKLAYQSQGWQLERQLQVDKADLRVRKTTPDSFLRTELAALLAERGVRHVVICGYASEFCVDTTARRAAALGYAVTLAADAHTTRDRPHASAADIRQHHNATLPEITSFGVEIQALPAGAITF; encoded by the coding sequence ATGTCAACCGCACTTCTGATCATCGATGTGCAGCGCGGGCTGTTTGACGACGAACCACGGCCCTTCGAGGCCGATCTGGTGGTGGAGCGGATCAATGGGCTGGCCGAGCTAGCCCGCGCCGCTGGTGCGCCAGTGGCCTTCATCCAGCACGAGGATGCGGGCAAGCTGGCCTACCAGAGCCAGGGCTGGCAGCTTGAGCGCCAGCTGCAGGTGGACAAGGCCGACCTGCGCGTGCGCAAGACCACGCCCGACTCGTTCCTGCGCACCGAGCTTGCGGCGCTGCTGGCCGAGCGCGGCGTGCGCCACGTGGTGATCTGCGGCTACGCCAGCGAGTTCTGCGTGGACACCACCGCCCGCCGCGCGGCGGCGCTGGGCTACGCCGTGACCCTGGCCGCCGACGCCCACACCACCCGCGACCGGCCCCACGCTAGCGCCGCCGACATCCGGCAGCACCATAACGCCACCCTGCCCGAGATCACCAGCTTTGGCGTAGAGATTCAGGCACTGCCAGCGGGCGCGATTACGTTCTAG
- a CDS encoding PP2C family protein-serine/threonine phosphatase, whose amino-acid sequence MPLFFWIAQAANAITASVALAAMLVVLWLGPRRWTNISFACFLSAIIIWMAPSFIARIQVNLPELGGNPTALINWAALGFSLLGITLFWFITSFYPIGRRWTLVANISGALIHTFFMILLLQDAILTDVRRDLDGGIAFGLQPIATGLAAFHYIYEGVAIFLLLRNRAWKDHLPLLLGAVVVVLTSVLAIALPGVPLQTYTITLGTLLMTYELMQQQLFNPLLQMNQRLESEVQRRTAELAQSLKAQERVRSELAAARTIQLSLLPSSTPQHPHVQVAGCSIPAKEVGGDFFAYHMFADGRLGVAVGDVSGKGIPAALLMALVLNTFETLVESYQDLGSLLTACNSSLAPRLVQSRQNSAFLSLVIGRDEVQVANAGLIAPLLWRAGEVRYVESYGLPLGAFPGAHYRQQRVQLQPGDALLLVSDGIVEAMSEGKQLWGFPQLEEAFGSVGGAEPHVVVETIVAKVHEHMGNAPQNDDMTVVALRVI is encoded by the coding sequence ATGCCATTATTCTTCTGGATAGCCCAAGCCGCCAATGCGATCACCGCCAGTGTCGCGCTGGCCGCCATGCTAGTGGTGCTGTGGCTGGGGCCTCGGCGGTGGACAAATATTAGCTTCGCGTGCTTTCTGAGCGCTATCATCATCTGGATGGCCCCCAGCTTCATCGCTCGCATCCAGGTCAACCTGCCCGAGCTGGGCGGCAACCCCACCGCGCTGATCAACTGGGCCGCCCTGGGCTTCTCGCTGCTGGGCATCACGCTATTCTGGTTCATCACCAGCTTCTACCCCATTGGGCGGCGCTGGACGCTGGTGGCAAATATCAGCGGCGCGCTGATCCATACCTTCTTCATGATCTTGCTGCTGCAGGATGCTATTTTGACCGATGTGCGGCGCGATCTGGATGGCGGCATCGCCTTCGGACTTCAGCCGATCGCCACCGGGCTAGCCGCATTCCACTATATCTATGAGGGCGTAGCAATCTTCCTATTGCTGCGCAACCGCGCGTGGAAAGACCACCTGCCGCTGCTGCTGGGCGCGGTGGTGGTGGTGCTCACATCCGTGCTGGCGATCGCGCTGCCGGGCGTGCCACTGCAGACCTACACCATCACCCTGGGCACGCTGCTGATGACCTATGAGCTGATGCAGCAGCAGCTGTTCAACCCGCTGCTGCAGATGAACCAGCGGCTGGAGAGCGAGGTGCAGCGACGCACTGCCGAGCTGGCCCAGTCGCTCAAGGCCCAGGAGCGCGTGCGCAGCGAGCTGGCAGCGGCGCGCACCATCCAGCTGAGCCTCTTGCCCAGCAGCACCCCGCAGCACCCCCACGTGCAGGTGGCGGGCTGCTCCATCCCCGCGAAAGAGGTTGGCGGCGACTTCTTCGCCTACCACATGTTCGCCGACGGGCGGCTGGGCGTAGCCGTGGGCGATGTGAGCGGCAAGGGCATCCCCGCCGCGCTGCTGATGGCGCTGGTGCTCAACACCTTCGAGACCCTGGTCGAGTCGTACCAGGATCTCGGCTCGCTGCTGACCGCGTGCAACAGCTCGCTGGCACCGCGCCTGGTGCAGAGCCGCCAGAACAGCGCTTTCCTCAGCCTGGTGATCGGGCGCGACGAGGTGCAGGTGGCCAACGCCGGGCTGATCGCGCCGCTGCTGTGGCGCGCTGGCGAGGTGCGCTACGTCGAGAGCTACGGGCTGCCGCTCGGGGCCTTCCCGGGCGCGCACTACCGCCAGCAGCGCGTGCAGCTGCAGCCGGGCGATGCGCTGCTGCTGGTGAGCGACGGCATCGTCGAGGCCATGAGCGAGGGCAAGCAGCTGTGGGGCTTCCCACAGCTGGAGGAGGCCTTCGGCAGCGTGGGTGGGGCCGAGCCACATGTGGTGGTGGAGACCATCGTCGCCAAGGTCCACGAGCATATGGGCAATGCGCCGCAGAACGACGACATGACCGTGGTGGCGCTGCGGGTCATCTAG
- a CDS encoding LysR family transcriptional regulator, which translates to MPASFGRNNTTTRYAISEIDKIDRAINFIYHYPMNSITLVQLEYLVSVAEYGHFGRAAAACCVTQPTLSMQIQKAEQQLGAVLFDRSRTPVVPTDVGRKVVAQARVVLREAARLAELCSAAEGLVAGVLRVGVLPTLGPYLMPQLVSALAERYPQLQLVLEELQTEVIVERLREESLDIGLVATPHVAADLLQWPLFSEPLLGYVHAQHALAGHSSLRLAELPPEDVWLLSEAHCLGQLTRDLCHLSGGRGEQCLAFGRTFQFESGSIEMLKQLVAHNGGLTLLPALSVEPRAALPDMVRLIPFAAPAPARHVSLACRRAYVKQHAVAAFAQLLLATLPGAVALAPDAPAAWRAAR; encoded by the coding sequence ATGCCTGCTTCCTTCGGTCGGAATAACACTACCACGCGATATGCCATAAGTGAAATTGATAAAATTGACAGAGCGATCAATTTTATCTATCATTACCCCATGAATTCAATCACACTGGTACAGCTAGAGTATCTGGTTTCTGTTGCGGAGTATGGCCATTTTGGCCGCGCGGCGGCGGCCTGCTGCGTCACCCAGCCCACGCTCTCGATGCAGATCCAGAAGGCCGAGCAGCAGCTGGGCGCGGTGCTGTTCGACCGCAGCCGCACGCCGGTGGTGCCCACCGATGTGGGCCGTAAGGTAGTGGCGCAAGCCCGTGTGGTGCTGCGCGAGGCCGCGCGGCTGGCCGAGCTGTGTAGCGCCGCCGAGGGCCTGGTGGCGGGCGTGCTGCGCGTGGGCGTGCTGCCCACCCTGGGGCCATACCTGATGCCCCAGCTGGTATCGGCGCTGGCCGAGCGCTACCCGCAGCTGCAGCTGGTGCTGGAGGAGCTGCAGACCGAGGTGATCGTGGAGCGGCTGCGCGAGGAGAGCCTAGACATCGGGCTGGTGGCCACGCCGCATGTGGCTGCCGACCTGCTGCAGTGGCCGCTGTTCAGCGAGCCGCTGCTGGGCTATGTGCACGCCCAGCACGCCCTGGCCGGGCACAGCAGCCTGCGCCTGGCCGAGCTGCCGCCCGAGGATGTCTGGCTGCTCTCCGAGGCGCACTGCCTGGGCCAGCTGACCCGCGATCTCTGCCACCTCTCGGGCGGGCGGGGCGAGCAGTGCCTGGCCTTCGGGCGCACCTTCCAGTTCGAGAGCGGCAGCATCGAGATGCTCAAGCAGCTGGTGGCCCACAACGGCGGGCTGACGCTGCTGCCCGCGCTCAGCGTGGAGCCGCGCGCCGCGCTGCCCGACATGGTGCGGCTCATCCCCTTCGCCGCGCCCGCGCCCGCGCGCCACGTGAGCCTGGCCTGCCGCCGCGCCTATGTGAAGCAGCACGCGGTGGCGGCCTTCGCGCAGCTGCTGCTGGCCACCCTGCCCGGCGCGGTGGCGCTGGCCCCGGATGCGCCCGCCGCGTGGCGCGCAGCTAGATGA
- a CDS encoding catalase, which yields MSDDTKNGTPNGSPDSADSNLTTRQGHPVYDNQNLRTVGSRGPATLENYHFIEKITHFDRERIPERVVHARGAGAHGFFEAYGSVGGEPVAKYTRAKLFQEKGKRTPVFVRFSTVIHGGHSPETLRDPRGFATKFYTEDGNWDLVGNNLKVFFIRDAMKFPDLVHAFKPDPVTNRQDGQRIFDFISHTPEAMHMITFLFSPWGIPANYRQMQGSGVNTYKWVNAQGQGVLVKYHWEPKQGIKNLTQAQAQELQGQNFNHATQDLYDAIERGDFPEWELSVQIMSDDEHPELDFDPLDDTKIWPKDQFPWLPVGRMVLDRNPVNYFAEVEQAAFGTGVLVDGMDFSEDKMLLGRTLSYSDTQRYRVGPNYLQLPINAPQKPVATNQRDGQMAYRVDLAPGQNPHVNYEPSSLGGLHESPRSGAEYTPEFHGQLVRQKIERTNDFAQAGAQYRAFEDWERDDLITNLVSTLKPATSQIQEKMVWLFTQCDADYGRRVAEGLGLAQGGAQNGHGAPLGVNPQQADEAVRKAEDEGHPAKAY from the coding sequence ATGAGCGATGACACCAAGAATGGCACGCCCAACGGCTCGCCGGACTCTGCCGATAGCAACCTGACCACCCGCCAGGGCCACCCGGTCTACGACAACCAGAACCTGCGCACCGTAGGCAGCCGTGGCCCGGCCACGCTGGAAAACTACCACTTCATCGAGAAGATCACCCACTTCGACCGCGAGCGCATCCCCGAGCGGGTGGTGCACGCGCGCGGCGCTGGCGCGCACGGCTTCTTCGAGGCCTACGGCAGCGTGGGCGGCGAGCCGGTGGCCAAGTACACCCGCGCCAAGCTGTTCCAGGAGAAGGGCAAGCGCACGCCGGTGTTCGTGCGCTTCTCCACGGTGATCCACGGCGGACACTCGCCCGAGACGCTGCGCGACCCGCGCGGCTTCGCCACCAAGTTCTACACCGAGGATGGCAACTGGGATCTGGTGGGCAACAACCTGAAGGTGTTCTTCATCCGCGACGCTATGAAGTTCCCCGACCTGGTGCACGCCTTCAAGCCCGACCCGGTGACCAACCGCCAGGACGGCCAGCGCATCTTCGACTTCATCAGCCACACGCCCGAGGCGATGCACATGATCACCTTCCTGTTCTCGCCGTGGGGCATCCCCGCCAACTATCGCCAGATGCAGGGCTCGGGCGTAAACACCTATAAGTGGGTGAACGCCCAGGGCCAGGGCGTGCTGGTCAAGTACCACTGGGAGCCGAAGCAGGGCATCAAAAACCTGACCCAGGCCCAGGCCCAGGAGCTGCAGGGCCAGAACTTCAACCACGCCACCCAGGATCTGTACGACGCGATCGAGCGCGGCGACTTCCCCGAGTGGGAGCTTTCGGTGCAGATCATGAGCGACGACGAGCACCCCGAGCTGGACTTCGACCCGCTGGATGATACCAAGATCTGGCCCAAGGACCAGTTCCCCTGGCTGCCGGTGGGCCGCATGGTGCTGGACCGCAACCCGGTCAACTACTTCGCCGAGGTCGAGCAGGCCGCGTTTGGCACCGGCGTGCTGGTGGACGGCATGGACTTCTCGGAGGACAAGATGCTGCTGGGCCGCACGCTCTCGTATTCCGACACCCAGCGCTACCGGGTGGGGCCGAACTACCTGCAGCTGCCGATCAACGCGCCGCAAAAGCCGGTGGCCACCAACCAGCGCGACGGCCAGATGGCCTACCGCGTGGACCTGGCGCCAGGGCAGAACCCCCATGTCAACTACGAGCCATCCTCGCTGGGAGGCCTGCACGAGTCGCCGCGCAGCGGGGCCGAGTACACGCCCGAGTTTCACGGCCAGCTGGTGCGCCAGAAGATCGAGCGCACCAACGACTTTGCCCAGGCGGGCGCGCAGTACCGCGCCTTCGAGGACTGGGAGCGCGATGACCTGATCACCAACCTGGTCAGCACCCTCAAACCAGCCACCAGCCAGATCCAGGAAAAGATGGTCTGGCTGTTCACCCAGTGCGACGCCGACTACGGGCGGCGCGTGGCCGAGGGCCTGGGCCTCGCCCAGGGCGGCGCGCAGAACGGCCACGGCGCACCCTTGGGCGTGAACCCGCAGCAGGCCGACGAGGCCGTGCGCAAGGCCGAGGACGAAGGCCACCCGGCCAAGGCGTACTAG
- a CDS encoding serine hydrolase, with the protein MTPPADTAETLGLMCGFPPQVRVSHAQQLLGPYNRWSFQNIQRLNPTADVWRGQGVATALPLAPRDLSQVRYHNRAGQAFSFDDMVEMSYTDGIMVLHHGHVIYQCYLNGMQPHTLHAWASGSKSMTGVLASLLAHEGLFDPAAPITDYLPELAGSGWAGASVQQIMDMTTAVQFREDEVDPISENWQYSVVMGWRARPEGYAGAETIYEFLPTMRQSGPHGQRFTYLTPNTDVLAWLLMRRSGRTLAGLMSERIWQPLRADLDAHWVVGPAAFETAGSGLLTTLPDMARFGQMLLQRGAFGGQQIIPAAVVGEIERGGEPVAYANGSAANPMFPQASYHNQWWFLGNDHRAYYALGYGGQMLYIDPVAQMVVAKMSSFPTPTPAGNEFYSAFAALPVLGQVLAAE; encoded by the coding sequence ATGACCCCCCCTGCGGACACCGCCGAGACCCTGGGCCTGATGTGCGGCTTCCCGCCGCAGGTGCGCGTGAGCCACGCCCAGCAGCTGCTCGGCCCCTACAACCGCTGGAGCTTCCAGAACATCCAGCGGCTCAACCCCACCGCCGATGTGTGGCGCGGCCAGGGCGTGGCCACCGCTCTGCCCCTGGCACCGCGCGATCTCTCGCAGGTGCGCTATCACAACCGCGCCGGGCAGGCATTTAGCTTCGACGACATGGTGGAGATGAGCTACACCGACGGCATCATGGTGCTGCACCACGGCCACGTGATCTACCAGTGCTACCTGAACGGCATGCAGCCGCACACCCTGCACGCCTGGGCCTCGGGCAGCAAGTCGATGACGGGTGTGCTGGCTAGCCTGCTGGCCCACGAGGGCCTGTTCGACCCTGCCGCGCCGATCACCGACTACCTGCCCGAGCTGGCGGGCAGCGGCTGGGCTGGCGCGAGCGTGCAGCAGATCATGGACATGACCACGGCGGTGCAGTTTCGCGAGGATGAGGTCGACCCGATCTCGGAGAACTGGCAGTACAGCGTGGTGATGGGCTGGCGCGCCCGCCCCGAGGGCTACGCCGGGGCCGAGACGATCTACGAGTTCCTGCCCACCATGCGCCAGTCTGGCCCGCACGGCCAGCGCTTCACCTACCTCACCCCCAACACCGATGTGCTGGCCTGGCTGCTCATGCGGCGCAGCGGGCGTACCCTGGCCGGGCTGATGTCCGAGCGCATCTGGCAGCCGCTGCGGGCCGATCTCGATGCACACTGGGTGGTGGGTCCGGCGGCCTTCGAGACTGCCGGGTCGGGCCTGCTGACCACGCTGCCCGACATGGCGCGGTTTGGCCAGATGCTGCTGCAGCGCGGCGCGTTCGGCGGCCAGCAGATCATCCCGGCGGCTGTGGTGGGCGAGATCGAGCGCGGCGGCGAGCCAGTAGCATATGCGAATGGTTCAGCCGCCAACCCCATGTTCCCCCAGGCTTCCTACCACAACCAGTGGTGGTTCTTGGGCAATGATCACCGCGCCTACTACGCGCTGGGCTACGGCGGCCAGATGCTCTACATCGACCCTGTGGCCCAGATGGTGGTGGCCAAGATGAGCTCGTTCCCCACGCCCACCCCGGCTGGCAACGAGTTCTACAGCGCGTTCGCCGCGCTGCCTGTGCTTGGGCAGGTGCTCGCCGCTGAGTAG
- a CDS encoding NAD(P)H-dependent oxidoreductase, which yields MTQPNARYLFLLASARPGGNSEALARHAAAALPPEAEQRWLHLRDLPLPSFEDIRHSSDGTYPEPQGHERTLLDATLWASEIVIVTPLYWYSMSASAKLYFDYWSSWLRVPSASFKQQMAAKRLWGISVDSSGEERFIQPLLGALVLSAEYMGMRWGGLLCGYGNRPGEVLADAASLSRAGAFFAEA from the coding sequence ATGACCCAACCGAATGCCCGCTACCTCTTCCTGCTCGCCAGCGCCCGCCCCGGCGGCAACAGCGAAGCCCTGGCCCGCCACGCCGCCGCCGCGCTCCCGCCCGAGGCCGAGCAGCGCTGGCTGCACCTGCGCGATCTGCCACTGCCGTCCTTCGAGGACATCCGCCACAGCAGCGATGGCACCTACCCCGAGCCACAGGGCCACGAGCGCACGCTGCTCGACGCCACGCTCTGGGCCAGCGAGATCGTGATTGTCACGCCACTCTACTGGTATAGCATGTCGGCCAGCGCCAAGCTCTACTTCGACTACTGGAGCAGCTGGCTGCGCGTGCCATCGGCCAGCTTCAAGCAGCAGATGGCCGCCAAACGGCTGTGGGGCATCTCGGTGGACAGCAGCGGCGAAGAACGGTTCATACAGCCGCTGCTGGGGGCGCTGGTGCTAAGCGCCGAGTATATGGGCATGCGCTGGGGCGGCCTGCTGTGCGGCTACGGCAACCGCCCCGGCGAAGTGCTGGCCGACGCGGCCTCACTGTCGCGGGCGGGTGCGTTCTTCGCCGAGGCGTAG
- a CDS encoding superoxide dismutase gives MAHPRSDRRRFLRAVGAGGVAALLAPAAPGLALAAPGAQASAPAYTLPPLPYAYSALEPYIDEQTMILHHTKHHAAYVAALNGALASYPAWQGRDIVDLLYHIEDVPEAVRTTVKNNGGGFLNHAIFWATMGPGGGGQPVGPLADAIRATFGDFATLQAHMNDAASKRFGSGWAWLVLDGDGALQVIGRSNQDAPVMEGYAALVGVDVWEHAYYLKYQNRRADYLKAWWNVVNWESVGLRYAQARAVLA, from the coding sequence ATGGCACATCCGCGATCGGATCGACGACGTTTCCTGCGCGCCGTTGGCGCGGGCGGGGTGGCTGCGCTGCTTGCGCCCGCCGCGCCGGGGCTGGCGCTGGCCGCGCCGGGGGCGCAGGCCTCGGCCCCGGCCTACACGCTGCCGCCCCTGCCCTACGCCTACAGCGCCCTTGAGCCATATATCGACGAGCAGACCATGATCCTGCACCATACCAAGCACCACGCGGCCTATGTGGCGGCGCTCAATGGCGCGCTGGCCAGCTACCCCGCGTGGCAGGGCCGCGATATCGTCGATCTGCTCTACCATATCGAGGATGTGCCCGAGGCTGTCCGCACCACTGTGAAGAACAACGGCGGCGGTTTTCTGAACCACGCGATCTTCTGGGCCACCATGGGGCCGGGCGGTGGCGGGCAGCCGGTCGGGCCGCTGGCCGATGCGATCCGCGCCACGTTTGGCGATTTTGCTACGCTGCAGGCCCACATGAACGATGCCGCGAGCAAGCGCTTTGGCAGCGGTTGGGCCTGGCTGGTGCTGGATGGCGATGGCGCGCTGCAGGTGATCGGGCGATCCAACCAGGATGCGCCGGTGATGGAGGGCTACGCCGCCCTGGTGGGCGTGGATGTGTGGGAGCACGCCTACTACCTGAAGTACCAGAACCGCCGCGCCGACTACCTCAAGGCTTGGTGGAATGTGGTCAACTGGGAGTCGGTCGGGCTGCGCTATGCCCAGGCCCGGGCGGTGCTGGCCTAA
- a CDS encoding HAD hydrolase-like protein, whose protein sequence is MIAFDADDTLWHNERLYTAAQSTLKQLLAHYHPPEWVEQRLYATEMRNLAHFGYGIKSFALSMIETAVELTEGRISGGDIQQIIDTAKGMLAAEVVLLDHVQDALEAIAPQHTLMVITKGDLYDQEQKIARSGLGRFFAHIEIVSEKRPETYAAILRRYDIAPERFLMVGNALRSDILPVLAVGGHAAYVPYAQTWAHEAGERPEGNPSFHELAHIGLLPALLAAL, encoded by the coding sequence ATGATCGCGTTCGACGCCGACGACACGCTCTGGCATAACGAGCGGCTCTACACCGCCGCCCAGTCTACGCTGAAGCAGCTGCTAGCCCACTACCACCCGCCCGAGTGGGTCGAGCAGCGGCTCTACGCCACCGAGATGCGCAACCTGGCCCACTTCGGCTACGGCATCAAGAGCTTCGCGCTCTCCATGATCGAGACGGCGGTGGAGCTGACCGAGGGCCGGATCAGCGGCGGCGACATCCAGCAGATCATCGACACCGCCAAGGGCATGCTGGCCGCCGAGGTGGTGCTGCTAGACCACGTGCAGGATGCGCTGGAGGCCATCGCGCCGCAGCACACGCTTATGGTGATCACCAAGGGCGATCTCTACGACCAGGAGCAGAAGATCGCGCGCTCGGGCCTGGGCCGATTCTTCGCCCACATCGAGATCGTGAGCGAGAAGCGGCCCGAGACCTACGCCGCCATCCTGCGCCGCTACGACATCGCGCCCGAGCGCTTCCTGATGGTGGGGAACGCGCTGCGCTCGGATATCCTGCCCGTGCTGGCGGTAGGCGGGCACGCCGCCTACGTGCCCTACGCGCAGACATGGGCGCACGAGGCGGGCGAGCGGCCCGAGGGCAACCCGAGCTTCCACGAACTGGCCCACATCGGGCTGCTGCCCGCGCTGCTGGCCGCGCTTTAG